The following is a genomic window from Palaeococcus ferrophilus DSM 13482.
TTTCTCCTACTGCTGGCACTGTTCCTTGAGAAGAAGCTCGGCTGAGTGCCCGCTTTTGTACACGTTTTGCGGGCACAAATTATATAACGAACGTGTGAGCAACCAACACTTTAGGTGTGGAGGATGCCGTACATAGAGAAGCTTGAAATGAGGGGATTCAAATCATACGGTAACAGGAAGGTTACAATACCGTTCTCCAAGGGCTTCACAGCAATCGTTGGGGCCAACGGTAGTGGGAAGAGCAACGTCGGGGATGCGATGCTTTTCGTTCTCGGCGGCCTGTCGGCGAAGGCCATGCGTGCAACGAGGATAAGCGACCTTATTTTTGCCGGCACGAAGAAGGAACCCCCGGCGAAGTACGCGGAGGTCTCGATCTACTTCAACAACGAGGACAGGGGATTCCCCATCGACGAGGACGAGGTCGTGATAACGAGGCGCGTTTACCCCGACGGTAGAAGCCTCTACAAACTGAACGGCAAGAGGACGAGCAGGAGCGACATACTCGACCTCTTAAGCGCCGCGATGATTTCTCCGGAGGGCTACAACCTCGTCCTCCAGGGAGACATAACGAAGTTCATCAAGATGTCGCCGACGGAGAGAAGGCTCATAATAGACGAGATATCCGGCATAGCAGAGTACGACGAGAAGAAGACGAAGGCGATGGGCGAGCTCAAGCAGGCGGAGGAGAACTTAGCGCGGGTTGATCTCCTCATAAGCGAGGTCAAGAAGCAGCTCGACAAGCTTGAGAAGGAGCGCAACGACGCGCTTCGCTACCTAGACCTCAAGGAGAAGCTGGAGAAGGCGAGGGTTACTCTCCTCGTCGGGGAGATAAAGAGGCTTGAAAGGCTGATAGATGAGGGCGAGGAGAAGGAGGAGGCCCTGAGGGAGAAGGGGGCAAGTATAGAGGAGCGCCTCAAGGAGATAGCGAAGGAGATAGTGAGCAAGGAGGCGGAGCTCGCGAGGCTGGAGAACCTGATAGAGAGCGAGAGCAGTGATGAACTCCTCGCGATAACCAGGAAAATAAGCGAGGTTCAGAGCAAGATTGAGCTGGCCAAGAGGAACATTGAGATCGCCAAAAAGGAGATAGAGGAGTCGAACTTCCGCATGGCCAAGGCGAAGGAGGAGCTGAAGAAGGTATCGGACGAGCTGGAGAAGAGCAAGAGCGCGATAAACCGCTGGGGCAAGCGCAGGGAGAAGCTCAAAGCGGAGATCGAGGAGAAGGAGAAGGAGAGGAACGCGCTCGTGGTGAAGCTCGGGGAGATAGATAAGAACTTCCGCATAGCCAAGGAGGAGTTCGATAAAACCACCGACGAGCTTGAGGAGGCCAAAAAGGCTTATTATCAGGCCGAGACCAACATAGGGAAGTTTCAGGAGGACATAGAGCGCCTCAAAGCCAGGATCAGCACTCTAAACGCCAAAAAGCTCTCCCTCCGGAGCAGGATAGAGGAGCTCAAGGCGGAGGTCGAGGCCAGAAAGGAGGAGCTCTCCAAGGTCGAGGCCAGCATGAACCGCGGGGAGGGCAGGCTCAGGAAGCTTGAGAAGGAGATGGAGGAGAAGACAAAGGAGCTCTCCAAGGTCTCGGCCGAGCTTGAGAGCGCGAGAAAGGAACTCATGAGGGCTGAAGCACAGCAGGAGGCCCAGACGAGCAACAGGGCAATAGAAGCTCTAAAGCGTTCGGGCATAGAGGGTATACACGGGGCCCTCGGCGAGCTGATAAGGATAAGGGACGAGAGGTACGCGGTGGCGATAGAGGTGGCCCTCGGGAGCCACTACGACAACGTGGTGGTGGATGACGATAAGGTCGCGGAGAGGGCGATAAACTTCCTCAAGAAGAACAGGCTCGGAAGGCTAACGTTCCTCCCGCTCAACAAGATAAAACCGAGGAAAGAGCCCGGGGTGGGGACCCCCGCGATTGAGCTCGTTGATTTTGATCCGCTCTACAAAAACGCCGTTTCCTACGCCATAGGCGATACTGCTGTAGTTGAGGACATGAACGAGGCGAGGAGCATAGGCATAGGCAAAGCAAGGATGGTCACCCTCGGAGGGGAGCTCCTCGAGAGGAGCGGTGCCATCGTTGGCGGCCACTACAGGCCGCGGGGCCGCTTCAAGACGGTAAACGTGGAGGAGCTGAAGGCGAAGGTTTCTTCACTTGAGGGCAGGAAGGAATCGCTTGAGAGCGCCCTGAACGCCCTGAAGCTTGAGCACCGCGGGCTGGAGAGGGAGCTCTTCGAGCTGAGGGTTAAGAGGAGCGACCTTGCGAAGGACGTTGACGTGCTCCAGAAGGAGCTCGCGAGGCTCCTTGAGGAAGACAGGAACGCCTCCGAGGAGATTAAGGTGAGTGAAGAGGCCATAAAAGAGCTTGAGAAGAAAATTGAAGGGGCAAAGAGCGAGATGGCCAAACTCGAGGGCAGGATAGAGCGCCTCGAGAAGAGGAAGGAGAAGCTGAAGAAGGCCCTCGACAACCCCGAGGCGAGGGAGCT
Proteins encoded in this region:
- the smc gene encoding chromosome segregation protein SMC — protein: MPYIEKLEMRGFKSYGNRKVTIPFSKGFTAIVGANGSGKSNVGDAMLFVLGGLSAKAMRATRISDLIFAGTKKEPPAKYAEVSIYFNNEDRGFPIDEDEVVITRRVYPDGRSLYKLNGKRTSRSDILDLLSAAMISPEGYNLVLQGDITKFIKMSPTERRLIIDEISGIAEYDEKKTKAMGELKQAEENLARVDLLISEVKKQLDKLEKERNDALRYLDLKEKLEKARVTLLVGEIKRLERLIDEGEEKEEALREKGASIEERLKEIAKEIVSKEAELARLENLIESESSDELLAITRKISEVQSKIELAKRNIEIAKKEIEESNFRMAKAKEELKKVSDELEKSKSAINRWGKRREKLKAEIEEKEKERNALVVKLGEIDKNFRIAKEEFDKTTDELEEAKKAYYQAETNIGKFQEDIERLKARISTLNAKKLSLRSRIEELKAEVEARKEELSKVEASMNRGEGRLRKLEKEMEEKTKELSKVSAELESARKELMRAEAQQEAQTSNRAIEALKRSGIEGIHGALGELIRIRDERYAVAIEVALGSHYDNVVVDDDKVAERAINFLKKNRLGRLTFLPLNKIKPRKEPGVGTPAIELVDFDPLYKNAVSYAIGDTAVVEDMNEARSIGIGKARMVTLGGELLERSGAIVGGHYRPRGRFKTVNVEELKAKVSSLEGRKESLESALNALKLEHRGLERELFELRVKRSDLAKDVDVLQKELARLLEEDRNASEEIKVSEEAIKELEKKIEGAKSEMAKLEGRIERLEKRKEKLKKALDNPEARELNTKIREVEHELTKLKEEYSKVESRLESLEVRINEELIPRKADLEEEIEGLANRINAFKQSIEKNTADLEAFNRELEELKAEEEKLKGDVQKHREERDALRKEIDALREEKEKLREELQKVSLELNTLKIEIAQYRSRLEELNRELKHHDVSLVKEIPLDLEKLRDEIDEMEEEIKRLEPVNMKAIEDFEVVETRYLELKSKREQLEAEKESIEEFIAEIEGQKRAVFMQTLEAIAKNFSELFAKLSPGGEAKLKLENEEDPFSGGLEIEAKPAGKEVKRIEAMSGGEKALTALAFVFAIQRYKPAPFYLFDEIDAHLDDANVKRVADLIKEGSETSQFIVITLRDVMMANADKIIGVSMREGVSRVVSLSLEKAMEYLEKARQKSALGM